In Nonomuraea sp. NBC_00507, the following are encoded in one genomic region:
- a CDS encoding carbohydrate ABC transporter permease, with translation MVTTVKSRGYRLFQGINAVILTGVVIVTLYPFVNIIARSFSDERYIVSGQVNFFPRGFNVKTYELVISDPMFWTNYRNTVVYTVVATAIAMLLTTCYAYVLSKKHLKGRTVLVWIAIFTMIFSGGLIPQYVLVNSLGLTNSIWAIVLPNAISVFNLLVMKAFFEGLPKDLEEAAAIDGLNTYGILWRIVLPLSKAVIATMVLFYAVSFWNSWFTAFLYLNEQDLFPVTIYLRNLIAGATGAESAGAVMSEVSAAAANIQAVTIMLTVLPILAVYPFVQRYFVSGVMLGAVKG, from the coding sequence GTGGTGACGACCGTCAAGAGCCGGGGCTACCGCCTCTTCCAGGGGATCAACGCCGTCATCCTGACCGGCGTCGTGATCGTGACGCTGTATCCCTTCGTCAACATCATCGCGCGCTCGTTCAGCGACGAGCGGTACATCGTCTCCGGGCAGGTCAACTTCTTCCCGCGCGGGTTCAACGTCAAGACGTACGAGCTCGTGATCTCGGACCCGATGTTCTGGACGAACTACCGCAACACCGTGGTGTACACCGTCGTCGCCACGGCCATCGCGATGCTGCTGACCACCTGCTATGCGTACGTGCTGTCGAAGAAGCACCTCAAGGGCCGCACGGTGCTGGTCTGGATCGCCATCTTCACCATGATCTTCTCCGGTGGCCTGATCCCCCAGTACGTGCTGGTCAACAGCCTCGGGCTGACGAACTCCATCTGGGCCATCGTCCTGCCCAACGCCATCAGCGTGTTCAACCTCCTGGTCATGAAGGCGTTCTTCGAGGGCCTGCCGAAGGACCTGGAGGAGGCCGCCGCCATCGACGGCCTCAACACCTACGGCATCCTGTGGCGGATCGTGTTGCCGCTGTCGAAAGCGGTCATCGCCACGATGGTGCTGTTCTACGCCGTCTCGTTCTGGAACTCGTGGTTCACGGCGTTCCTGTACCTGAACGAGCAGGACTTGTTCCCGGTGACCATCTACCTGCGCAACCTCATCGCAGGGGCCACCGGCGCCGAGTCCGCCGGCGCCGTGATGTCCGAGGTGTCGGCGGCCGCGGCCAACATCCAGGCGGTCACGATCATGCTCACCGTCCTCCCCATCCTTGCGGTCTACCCCTTCGTCCAGCGGTACTTCGTCTCCGGAGTCATGCTCGGCGCGGTCAAGGGCTAG